Proteins found in one Leishmania donovani BPK282A1 complete genome, chromosome 13 genomic segment:
- a CDS encoding mitochondrial DNA polymerase I protein D, putative, protein MRSFPARQNPFAPTLVADDPKVLLAKAQYCIFTLAYDPAQKLYAVYSATTNEVAVMQEELLWKAAMWVDERIGDDYIAGLLFGNDASTDVKSAATLLSNKTMKRLVLAPDTWGITFLAFKAQQEVVKGVDMPLGLEHAAFLLTQRQFNATTVDPQVYDVGAGAYMPSDVLKSNGAARSAVMGWDVLLHVHRRFGTPGSRKALNPVEQIVRRVVKAVNVFVVDINVRVGKGTITEGYTMIVTIFDSQRRSQSVHMIRSLAEETAKLNALTTLLYGEGSSSISLFVPTARTKSSQLVAFARTCRPKSPFFVAEVSSLAPYFGGHNVAKGVSEEEDPRATWNLIRQNCFPENHLRKDEEKMDRYLHRGFTALANKLFSERLHKVSPAIMSAVNSIPAQEESATAFKRLEEMAAEAKKNPVPQITTASFLNKVNINDAEVVFGLQQWRRKIYEDQGRLEREKKALDGLRRYLIVDLETTTIRRYKRVANPFTKENYVVLSGARDYKGNVFMPRRYFDRSVAMRYDDPSVTSQNHLVEKSSKDSLFLPPLDEYDVIVGHNIKFDMLHIWRDVEFRKFLRRGGKIWDTMYGEYLLTGHEVKLGHGAGLEDVAKSYGGQTMKLDAVKRAWAEGKETYEIPYSILTEYLHGDLENTELIFCKHMERALEQRQVIICCARMEGLLCTTEMEYNGLKTNVDLAQRQSNELMTKVSELRRQLEESIPHEIPHDCRKFFNWSSNQHLITFFFGGKLTLSTNARESKPLTGELFARHTLFLRPEYFPPSAYPNGVFLRPPVHVLGIGDCAIMAGMPSEKGTRLFRGYLEAYMRQAGFRKSSSILESLRRDATTVSRLNADKRGETSALANLLPRRHLFLFAALTPSGTEGIAKLFVKNPISGESVTITEGEKAEQLERFVMAQVAKHTEMIMPTDDDASVKDAAFADAHVTILARDAGFSFMHYIRSDAGLTRYMEAHVGYLDAADPKLRYNISLADTVAILAYYKHQYASDLHATLGGSRRRGSSSSGGGVAADSLGPVIPPKALPKVGKRNKMGIAEAFKKALLQESLMKPEEWCNYYIEIFLHIANAALQHEALSTESPKPRKGKKDAARTDDDLPVLLRQRRAFVGYYNSLPDAERKRLALMCLVGKTTSSVYDCFAIPCAHDDIVKVNIKGRLAQYIPNELEAEQVMRRFRSSTTRQLQVGEDTLSYFKSNHNDSTASVILELRALEKLIGTYYESTDGGTGMVSLVHSTDSCIHHELIHNKTNTGRLASANPNCQNIPKEDKSSLRDMFISRFGDKGMCIEADYSQLEVVALAVLASDEQMLEDLRNNVDFHCKRVTMMRPDLKYTDVLQRSKKIKEPEFVKLRQQAKIFSFQRQYGAGVRMLSQSTGLTQDQVRMLIEKENETYRGVEVFNKMVTLSANSYDASLQNGVRNVRGHQFFKGMFPVLTGSRYVFTESDVPEGMLRERDVVRKSTNFSPTHLKNYPVQGFAGEIVQVMLGVLWRHFLANNNYNGLAVLTNTVHDCVWVDCHVSVYRQVAKDVELIMDGARTVLNALYPEMQVTVDFPCDVVAGESMGALRPIMEETTL, encoded by the coding sequence ATGAGGTCGTTCCCAGCGCGGCAGAACCCATTTGCGCCCACCCTGGTGGCGGATGACCCaaaggtgctgctggccaaGGCGCAGTACTGCATCTTCACCCTCGCCTACGACCCCGCGCAGAAGCTTTATGCCGTCTACTCCGCCACGACAAACGAGGTGGCCGTCATGCAAGAGGAACTCCTATGGAAGGCCGCCATGTGGGTCGACGAGCGCATCGGTGACGACTACATTGCTGGGCTCTTGTTTGGCAACGACGCCTCCACCGACGTGAAATCCgccgcgacgctgctgagcaaCAAGACGATGAAGAGGCTGGTGCTAGCGCCGGACACATGGGGCATCACGTTCCTCGCCTTCAAAGCACAGCAGGAGGTCGTGAAGGGCGTGGACATGCCTCTCGGTCTCGAGCACGCTGCATTTCTGCTGACACAGCGGCAGTTcaacgccaccaccgtcgatCCGCAGGTCTACGATGTGGGGGCCGGCGCGTACATGCCAAGCGACGTGCTGAAGTCGAACGGAGCAGCGCGCAGTGCCGTCATGGGCTGGGATGTGCTTCTCCACGTGCATCGCCGCTTTGGCACCCCTGGCAGTCGCAAGGCGCTGAATCCGGTGGAGCAGATTGTGCGGCGGGTCGTCAAGGCTGTGAACGTCTTCGTGGTGGACATCAATGTGCGGGTCGGCAAGGGCACCATCACGGAGGGGTACACGATGATTGTCACCATATTCGACTCACAACGGCGCTCTCAGTCGGTGCACATGATCCGCAGCTTAGCAGAGGAAACGGCGAAGCTGAACGCACTCACCACGCTCCTGTACGGCGAGGGCAGCTCATCCATTTCGCTGTTTGTGCCGACGGCCCGCACCAAGTCGTCGCAGCTTGTGGCGTTCGCGAGGACATGCCGCCCGAAGAGCCCGTTCTTCGTGGCGGAGGTTTCGAGCCTGGCGCCATACTTTGGCGGGCACAACGTTGCGAAGGGGGTCAGTGAAGAGGAGGACCCGCGGGCGACGTGGAACCTCATCCGGCAAAACTGCTTCCCAGAGAATCACCTGCGtaaggacgaggagaagaTGGATCGCTACCTTCACCGCGGCTTCACCGCGCTGGCTAACAAGCTCTTCTCGGAGCGACTGCACAAAGTCTCGCCAGCCATCATGAGCGCTGTGAACAGCATCCCTGCTCAGGAAGAATCTGCGACCGCCTTCAAGCGcctggaggagatggcggcggaggcgaagaagaaccCGGTGCCACAAATCACAACGGCCAGCTTCCTCAACAAGGTCAACATCAACGACGCGGAGGTCGTTTTTGGGCTACAGCAGTGGCGTCGAAAAATCTACGAAGATCAAGGCCGTCTGGAGCGGGAGAAGAAAGCGCTGGATGGTCTGCGCCGGTACCTCATCGTGGATTTGGAGACGACCACGATACGGCGCTACAAGCGCGTCGCGAACCCGTTCACCAAGGAGAACTACGTCGTCTTGTCCGGCGCTCGCGACTACAAGGGGAACGTCTTCATGCCCAGGCGCTACTTTGATCGCAGCGTTGCCATGCGCTACGACGACCCGTCCGTGACAAGTCAAAACCACCTCGTCGAGAAGTCCTCCAAGGACTCGCTctttctgccgccgctggacgAGTACGACGTCATTGTAGGCCACAACATCAAGTTCGATATGTTGCACATTTGGCGTGACGTCGAGTTTCGCAAGTtcctgcgccgcggcggcaagaTATGGGATACCATGTATGGCGAGTACCTCTTGACCGGACACGAGGTGAAGCTCGGGCACGGGGCAGGCCTGGAGGATGTGGCGAAGAGCTACGGCGGCCAAACGATGAAGCTGGATGCCGTGAAGCGGGCGTGGGCGGAGGGAAAAGAGACGTACGAGATTCCATACAGCATCCTCACCGAGTACCTCCACGGCGACCTCGAGAACACCGAGCTCATCTTCTGCAAGCACATGGAGCGAgccctcgagcagcggcaggtcATCATCTGCTGTGCGCGGATGGAAGGGCTGCTGTGTACGACGGAGATGGAGTACAACGGGCTCAAGACGAACGTCGACTTAGCGCAGCGACAGAGCAACGAACTGATGACAAAGGTGTCGGAGCTGCGCCGACAGCTAGAGGAGTCTATCCCGCACGAGATCCCGCACGACTGCCGCAAGTTCTTTAACTGGTCCTCCAATCAGCACCTCATCACGTTCTTCTTTGGCGGCAAGCTCACGCTGAGCACGAACGCGCGGGAGAGCAAGCCGCTCACGGGAGAACTATTCGCGCGCCACACCTTGTTCCTCCGCCCCGAGTACTTCCCGCCGTCGGCGTACCCAAATGGCGTCTTTCTGCGGCCGCCGGTGCACGTCCTCGGCATTGGCGACTGCGCGATCATGGCGGGTATGCCATCTGAGAAGGGCACACGCCTCTTCCGCGGTTACCTGGAGGCGTACATGCGGCAGGCAGGCTTCCGCAAGAGTTCATCAATTTTGGAGAGTTTGCGGCGAGATGCGACGACGGTGTCGCGGCTGAATGCCGACAAGCGCGGCGAGACGTCGGCCCTGGCTAActtgctgccgcggcgccatctcttcctcttcgctgcGCTGACACCGAGCGGCACCGAGGGCATCGCCAAGCTTTTCGTCAAAAACCCGATCAGCGGCGAATCTGTGACCATCACGGAGGGCGAaaaggcggagcagctggagcggtTTGTAATGGCGCAGGTGGCAAAGCACACGGAGATGATCATGCCCACCGATGACGATGCGTCGGTGAAGGACGCGGCATTCGCGGACGCGCATGTAACTATTCTAGCGCGCGACGCCGGCTTCTCTTTTATGCACTACATCCGCAGCGATGCGGGGCTGACTCGGTACATGGAGGCGCACGTGGGCTACCTTGACGCGGCGGACCCAAAGCTGCGCTACAACATCTCTCTTGCCGACACGGTCGCCATCTTAGCCTACTACAAGCACCAGTACGCGAGCGACCTGCACGCGACGCTAGGCGGCTCGAGGcgaagaggcagcagcagcagcggcggcggcgtcgccgccgactcGCTTGGGCCGGTCATCCCGCCAAAGGCGCTGCCGAAGGTGGGGAAGCGCAACAAGATGGGTATCGCTGAGGCCTTcaagaaggcgctgctgcaggaatCCCTGATGAAGCCGGAGGAATGGTGCAACTACTACATCGAAATCTTTCTCCACATCGCCAACGCGGCCCTGCAGCATGAGGCGCTCTCGACTGAGTCGCCCAAACCGCgcaagggaaagaaagacgcagcgcgcaccgacgacgacctgccggtgctgcttcggcagcgacgcgcctTTGTCGGCTACTACAACTCGCTGCCCGATGCCGAGCGAAAGCGGCTGGCGCTCATGTGTCTGGTGGGCAAGACGACTTCCTCGGTGTACGACTGCTTCGCCATTCCGTGCGCCCACGATGACATCGTCAAGGTGAACATCAAGGGCCGGCTGGCGCAGTACATCCCAAATGAactggaggcggagcaggtgatgcgccgcttccgcagcTCGACGACGCGCCAGTTGCAGGTCGGCGAAGACACCCTTAGTTACTTCAAGTCGAATCACAATGACAGCACCGCCAGTGTTATTCttgagctgcgcgcgctcgaGAAGCTGATTGGTACCTACTACGAGagcaccgacggcggcacTGGAATGGTGTCGCTTGTGCACTCGACGGACAGCTGCATCCACCACGAGCTGATCCACAACAAGACGAACACCGGACGCCTGGCGAGTGCGAACCCGAACTGCCAGAACATTCCAAAGGAGGACAAGTCGAGCTTGCGCGATATGTTCATCAGCCGCTTCGGTGACAAGGGCATGTGCATCGAGGCGGACTATTCACAGCTGGAGGTCGTTGCGCTCGCTGTGCTCGCATCCGACGAGCAGATGCTTGAAGACTTGCGGAACAACGTGGACTTCCACTGCAAGCGTGTGACGATGATGCGGCCAGATCTCAAGTACAcagatgtgctgcagcgttCCAAAAAGATCAAGGAGCCGGAGTTTGtgaagctgcggcagcaggcgaagaTATTCTCCTTCCAGCGGCAGTACGGTGCCGGCGTGCGAATGCTGAGTCAAAGCACCGGGCTCACCCAGGACCAGGTCCGCATGCTTATCGAGAAGGAGAACGAGACGTACCGCGGCGTTGAGGTGTTCAACAAGATGGTAACCTTATCGGCGAACAGCTACgatgcgtcgctgcagaATGGCGTGCGCAACGTTCGCGGCCACCAGTTCTTCAAGGGCATGTTCCCAGTGTTGACGGGGAGCCGTTACGTTTTCACGGAGTCGGACGTCCCCGAGGGAATGCTGCGCGAGCGGGACGTGGTGCGCAAGTCGACGAACttctcccccacccacctcaAGAACTACCCCGTGCAGGGCTTCGCTGGCGAGATCGTCCAGGTGATGCTCGGGGTGCTGTGGCGGCACTTCCTCGCCAACAATAATTACAATGGCCTTGCGGTGCTGACGAACACGGTGCACGACTGCGTGTGGGTGGACTGCCATGTCTCCGTGTACCGGCAGGTGGCAAAGGATGTGGAGCTCATCATGGACGGAGCGCGGACCGTGCTCAACGCCTTGTACCCCGAGATGCAGGTGACCGTGGATTTCCCGTGCGATGTGGTGGCTGGAGAGAGCATGGGGGCGCTGCGGCCCATCATGGAGGAAACAACGCTCTAG
- a CDS encoding mitogen-activated protein kinase 7, putative has translation MMFNEAAVPFIQTARDNGLLFGGSNVPAMIDYTSEHRKSYHVRGSVFEVAPHFEVLNGIGYGAYGVVCAAVDLRLVASSVYYNEAMRIIEEGGRIVTRQRRGHDAPVYFRTRAVLDEAGRGGPVRVPHLYSEPFKRRVLACGGVSPFVAIKKVTKVFDDLVDGRRILREIKLLRYLQGHPNIVRLMEVGRPHVPTGASSSAAFDDIYLVTDLMDTDLAALLKSSQEIEMDQFRFIAYQLMKVLVYVHSSGVIHRDLKPGNILLNGNCDMKLCDFGLSRGGVPAWPHESTLTAVATAAESSAKELEDWGLFCWSSSAVRGASSAPHAAKQPPLYSLTDYVVTRYYRAPELLIMGRYNHAIDMWSAGCILAEMLLRRPLFTGANYLSQLALILETPGLRGVPQTPEQVAALFEGGEEGKHFINDILFRKTARGRDSLTLSNQVHSQVLFHSTLFGFNVDIPISLGILIAKLLSFDPRKRPTAVEALRDPFFRPLYDSRDEILRCPASDPSVAREEIDDIAAYQKAHPCVVVDESPVFTWEFDHRITSAQALRSLFEEECQISRDVQQQIERQQRPR, from the coding sequence ATGATGTTCAACGAAGCAGCGGTCCCGTTCATTCAGACGGCGCGCGACAACGGGCTGCTGTTTGGTGGCAGCAATGTGCCAGCGATGATCGACTACACCAGTGAGCACAGAAAGAGCTATCACGTGCGCGGCTCCGTCTTCgaggtggcgccgcactTTGAGGTGCTGAACGGGATTGGGTATGGCGCGTACGGTGTCGTATGCGCTGCGGTAGACCTGCGTCTCGTCGCATCCAGCGTCTACTACAACGAGGCGATGCGCATCATCGAGGAAGGGGGTCGTATAGTCACGCGGCAACGTCGCGGTCACGACGCGCCTGTGTACTTCCGCACGCGTGCTGTGCTGGACGAAGCCGGGCGAGGTGGGCCAGTGCGAGTTCCGCACTTGTACTCGGAACCGTTCAAGCGCCGTGTGCTGGCGTGCGGGGGGGTGTCTCCGTTCGTCGCAATCAAGAAGGTGACGAAGGTGTTCGACGATCTTGTGGATGGGCGCCGCATCCTGCGAGAGATCAAGTTGCTGAGGTACCTGCAAGGGCATCCGAACATTGTGCGGTTGATGGAAGTTGGGCGCCCCCACGTCCCCACCGGTGCCTCGTCGTCCGCCGCGTTCGATGATATCTACCTAGTGACCGACCTCATGGACACAGACCTAGCTGCCCTGCTGAAGTCATCGCAGGAGATCGAGATGGACCAGTTCCGCTTTATCGCCTATCAGCTTATGAAGGTGTTGGTGTacgtgcacagcagcggcgtcatcCACCGTGACCTGAAGCCGGGTAACATCCTTCTTAACGGCAACTGCGACATGAAGCTCTGCGACTTTGGCCTCtcccgcggcggcgttccTGCTTGGCCGCATGAGAGCACTCTCACGGCAGTCGCGACCGCAGCCGAGTCGAGTGCCAAAGAACTTGAGGATTGGGGTCTATTCTGCTGGTCATCTTCCGCAGTCCGTGGGGCATCATCCGCCCCTCACGCCGCCAAGCAACCCCCGCTCTACAGCCTCACCGACTACGTTGTCACGCGCTACTACCGAGCCCCCGAGCTGCTCATCATGGGCCGCTACAACCACGCAATCGACATGTGGTCTGCCGGCTGCATCCTGGCcgagatgctgctgcgccgcccttTGTTCACCGGTGCCAACTACCTTTCCCAGCTGGCGTTGATTCTGGAGACGCCGGGGCTGCGTGGCGTCCCGCAGACGCCGGAGCAGGTTGCCGCGCTCTTCGAGGGTGGCGAAGAGGGCAAGCACTTTATCAACGACATCCTTTTTCGCAAAACTGCACGAGGGCGGGATTCGCTAACGCTGAGCAACCAGGTCCACTCGCAGGTCCTCTTCCACAGCACCCTCTTTGGCTTCAACGTGGACATTCCTATTAGTCTCGGCATATTGATTGCCAAGCTGCTCTCCTTCGATCCCCGAAAGCGGCCCAccgccgtggaggcgctgcgcgatcCGTTTTTCCGGCCACTGTATGACAGCAGAGATGAAATTCTTCGCTGCCCTGCATCCGACCCAAGCGTTGCACGAGAGGAAATCGATGACATCGCCGCCTACCAGAAAGCACACCCGTGCGTCGTGGTGGACGAGAGCCCTGTGTTCACGTGGGAGTTCGACCACCGCATCACGAGTGCGCAGGCGTTGCGCAGCCTCTTCGAGGAGGAGTGCCAGATCTCGCGcgacgtgcagcagcagattgAAAGACAGCAGCGTCCACGTTGA